The sequence below is a genomic window from Rudanella lutea DSM 19387.
CGAAGCCAAAAATATTGCGTACCTGGACCCCGGCGTGTTGCTGACCCGTGCCCAGCAAGGGATTACCGAAAACGGCGTGACATACAATACCACGTTTGTGCAAGGCGGAATTTTCAGCCTTGATGGGGTTCACCTGACCCCCGCCGGCTACGCGCTGACGGCCAACGACATTATTAATACCATCAACGCGAAATACAAATCAACGATTCCGACCCTGAACGCGAGCCGGTACCGTCGGGTGCTGTTGCAGCCTTAAGTTCAGGCGGAGCTACCCCGATTGGGTATGCCTCCCTGCGAAATCTTTTAGACCTCATTCTTTATGAATACACCTAAAAAACTGCTGGCAGCGGGTCTGTTGCTGGTTTCGACGGCTGCCTGGGCGCAAAACACGGGCGGTTTGTTCAAAGACATACAATATGGTTTGAAAGTGGGCGGAACAGCCACCCACGGCTATACCGTGATACCCGCCTTGCCCACGGCGATAGCCAACGTGCAGGTCCCCGAAATTACCAATAACAACAACGGCATTGGCTACGGCTACACCGCTGGATTGTTTGCTCGGAAAAATATGCGGAAAGGGTATATTCAGGCCGAGGTGACCTACAATATGTTTGTGCTCAAGCAGGTTGCCGATGTCACGCTCGATGTGAATGCCAACCCGTCGTTGGTCAATGCCCTCCCCATCAGCGTGGCCCCTGGGTTGGTTAATGCCACGTTGAATGCTACTTCGGAGTCGACGCTGAAATCGGTCAATGTGCCAATTCTGCTCGGCCGTCGCCTGCTGAACGATAAAGTGCGGGCCTATTTTGGACCAAACTTCATTTTTGTGACCAATGCGCAGGCGATTCGGAATACGAGCGGCCGACTAAACGAAAACAAAACGATTGGATTTCCGCAGCGAGAGATTCCACTCACTACGAGCCAAACGAATCTGCTCAACCGTTTCGAAGCCGCCGATCTGGAAGTGAAAGACGTTACCTATGCGCTTGAGTTCGGCTTAGGGGTGTCGCCCACGCGCCGAATGGACGTAGACCTGCGGTATGCGGTACCGGTTGGGGGCGTTTACAAAAATACCGAAATCAAGGGGTTTCTGGGAATTGCCAGCCTGACAATCGGGTACGCGGCATTTTAGTCTGAATCACGCAATGAGGTCAATGCCGTACAGACGGTGTATTGCCTTTACAGACAAGGAGGTTGGCCCCGGTGTCAGCCTCCTTGTTCTTTTTTGGTATCACTTTTTTCCGGTTCCAACACGTAAACCTGTCCGGCAGGTTTTAGACGATAACGCACCATTTGTACACCTCCGGTCGGGTAGGCATTCGCATCGCCTGAGGCATAGACCGGAAACTTACGGCATAGGATATACGATTCAGTCCATAGGCTATCATGCCCCATATAGCCGGATGTCGCCGGCATAGGCCATTCGGTAGGTAAAATATCGACGCGCCGGTCGGGTAAAAACTGCCAGCCGACCACCCGCCCAAATGACCCTGTACCAGTGCTGCGCAAATAAATATAGATTTCGGGAAACCGATTGCTATCCAGATCCGCCACATCGGCTCCCACCACAATACCGTCGATGGGTAAGCGAAAAGCGGTGAGCAACAGGCTTCCTCGCCGGGCCTGAATGGCTACTTCTGAGCTTGTACCTGTATCCAGCGTGGTTATCTGAAAGTTGTAAATATTGAAAGTCAACTGTTTAGAAAACACAATCGGGCTCTGCTCCGGCAGGGATGGGCGGAGTAGAGACAAGACGACGGTGCATACTAAAACCAGGATGACGGGCATAAAAAAGCGATGACGTACACTCAAGTAACGTCATCGCATATAATTTAGTTGAAGCGAATAACTGAACCGTATCAGTCTTCCATAAAAGGCGCTCCAATCAAGTGCAGGGAATTCAGGTGAGGCAGAATTCCGCGGCCTTTGGTGGTTAACCGATATTCAACACGGGGGGGAACCTCACTAAACGACTCTTTCTCCAGCACCCCAAGTGAAATCAGCGATTTCAGCTCCTGAATGAGTACCTTTTCACTCACGTCGGGCATCATGCGCCGAAGTTCGCCGTAGCGCCGGGTATGTTCACCAAGATTGAGCAGAATAAAAAGTCGCCATTTCCCGCAGATAATATCAAGTGTTCTTCTCAGAACCAGCTGATCCCGTTCAGCCATAGTCACATCACGATTACTGTCTTTCATTTCAATTGGACAATTCACCTAGAAAATCCTTTTTACTAACTTTTTTGTGTGTAAGTTACTGATTTGTAAGGGGTTGTGCGAATAAGCAAATATAAATCCTCATTTGTTATATCAAGCTGTAAAATGCTATTTTAAGTACTTATTTCGCATAAATAGCACTTTAGATAGCAAAACAACTTAACCAAAGAAAGATGTTATATCATTGAATTGCAAACCTCCGAATAAAGTAAATGGTGGCGATTAATTTCGAATTAACGTATATCAGTAGCTACGGAGTCAGTCAAGACAGGTGAACGGGCCGAATCTCCGTATTCCTTTTCAACGGGTGCCGATGGAGCGGTTGCTCCGTTACGTTCATTGGTGGTGGGGTTGCAGCCGTTGAGAAGCGTAACTAATCCGATGAATATCAAATTCTTCATACTTTCTAGACTTGTTTCCTGACCTGCTTCCATAACGGTAGTTGAACCAGAATAGTGCCAGTAATCTATATAGTTTTGGTAGATAATTGTTTCGTTCGTGAGGCAAATTACAGGGAACCGGTACTTAGATGAAAAGGCAAACCGTCCGACCCGTACCTTTGCGGAAAAGGTAAATCATTTGTGAAAAAAACGTTGCTGGTCATTGCCGGACCCACCGCCGTCGGAAAAACAGAGTTGTGTGTTCGCCTGGCCAAAAAATTACAAACCGACGTTGTATCGGCCGACTCCCGGCAGCTATATCGCGAACTGAATATCGGTACGGCCAAACCGACTCGGGCCGAGATGGACGGGGTTACGCATCATTTTATCAATTCACACTCCATACAGGAGGTGGTCAGCGCGGGGCGCTACGAACGTGAGTGCCTGACCCTGCTCAATGGGCTTTTCAACCAACACGATGTAGTGATTCTGACCGGTGGAACGGGCTTATATATCGACGCGCTTTGTTTTGGCCTTGACGATATTCCGCCTATCGATGGCACCATTCGTGACGGGCTCATGGCTCGGGTCGCATCCGAGGGGCTCGAACCTCTGCAGCAGGAGTTGCGTCAACTCGATCCGGTGTACGCAGCCGAGGCTGATTTGCAAAATACACAGCGGGTAGTACGAGCTTTGGAGGTGTGCCTGGGGACCGGGCAGCCGTTTTCGTCGTTCCGGCGGCAGCAGGTGGCCCCGCGCCCGTTCGAGATTATTCTCTGTGCCCTCGACCGACCCCGGGAGGAGTTATACGCTCGCATCGACGCCCGCATGGATGCCATGCTTGCGGCTGGGCTCGTCGACGAGGCACGGAGTCTATTGCCCTACCGAGATCACCTGGCGCTGCGTACGGTGGGGTATCAGGAGGTATTTGGTTATTTCGATGGCGCCTACGACTACGACGAAATGGTGTTTCTGCTCAAACGCAATACCCGGCGCTACGCTAAACGGCAACTGACCTGGTTCAGGCACCGAGCTAATTATGCGTGGTTTAGCCCGAACGACGTCGATAAAATTGCTTCTCTTGTAAGTAGTAGGCAGTAGCAGTGGGCAGTGGCAGTAGGCAGTACTCTTGCCGGTCCGCCGGTGCGGTCAGCTACTGCTTACTGCCACTGCCCAATGCCACTAATTACTGCCTACTACGTATTATTCCCACTCAATGGTAGCGGGTGGTTTGCTCGATATATCGTACACAACCCGGTTAACGCCTTTGACCCGGTTTATAATCTCGTTGGAGATGTCGGCCAGAAACTCGTAGGGGAGATGGGCCCAGTCGGCGGTCATACCGTCCACGCTGGTTACGGCTCGTAAAGCAACAACTCGCTCGTACGTACGCTCGTCGCCCATAACACCCACCGACTGAATCGGGAGCAACATGGCACCGGCTTGCCAAACCTGATCGTATAGGCCGTACCGGCGAAGACCGTCGATAAATAGATAATCGACTTCCTGCAAAATAGCTACTTTCTCGGGGGTGATGTCGCCCAGAATCCGAATCGCCAGACCCGGACCGGGGAATGGGTGACGGCCCAGAATATTTTGTGGCAACCCAAGCGACCGACCCACGGCCCGCACCTCATCCTTAAACAAGGTATTGAGCGGCTCCACGACTTTCAGTTTCATGAAATCGGGCAGACCACCCACGTTGTGGTGCGACTTGATCGTGGCCGAGGGGCCTTTGACCGAAACCGACTCAATTACGTCGGGGTATATGGTGCCCTGACCCAGCCACACGACATCTTCAAGCAAGTGAGCCTCCTGGTCGAAAACGTCGATAAACGTCTTGCCAATGGCTTTCCGCTTCGCTTCGGGGTCGGTAAGACCGGCGAGTGCGGTGTAAAACTGCTCCTTGGCGTCGACCCCTTTAATGTTTAGGCCCAGCGTACGGTAGCTCTCCAGTACGCTCGCAAACTCATCTTTACGGAGCAGCCCGTTGTCGACAAAAATGCAGTACAGGTTTTGCCCGATGGCGCGGTGTACCAACATGGCGGCCACCGACGAGTCGACACCGCCCGAGAGCGCCATCACTACTTTGTCGTTGCCCAGTTTGGCTTTCAAATCGGCCACGGTGCTATCCACAAACGAATCGGCGGTCCAGTCCTGCTTACAGCCACACACATCAACGACAAAGTTGTGCAGTAACTGCTTTCCCTGTAGTGAGTGCGTCACCTCGGGGTGAAACTGAATGCCGTACGTCTCTTCGCCCGTAACCTGAAAAGCAGCCACGCGGACCGTTTCGGTTGAGGCAATGATGTGGAACGAATCGGGGACCTGCGTGATCGTATCGGCGTGCGACATCCAGACCTGCGAGTGCGGGTCGATTCCCTGCATCAGTCGGTTGGTTGTTTCTACGGTGCCCAGTTTAGCCCGGCCGTACTCCCGGATACTGGAGGCTTTTACCTCTCCTCCGCTTGTTTGGGCCAGCAGTTGTGCACCATAACACACACCCAATACCGGGAAGTGCTGCCGGAACCGGCTCAGGTCG
It includes:
- a CDS encoding outer membrane beta-barrel protein, with translation MNTPKKLLAAGLLLVSTAAWAQNTGGLFKDIQYGLKVGGTATHGYTVIPALPTAIANVQVPEITNNNNGIGYGYTAGLFARKNMRKGYIQAEVTYNMFVLKQVADVTLDVNANPSLVNALPISVAPGLVNATLNATSESTLKSVNVPILLGRRLLNDKVRAYFGPNFIFVTNAQAIRNTSGRLNENKTIGFPQREIPLTTSQTNLLNRFEAADLEVKDVTYALEFGLGVSPTRRMDVDLRYAVPVGGVYKNTEIKGFLGIASLTIGYAAF
- a CDS encoding winged helix-turn-helix transcriptional regulator: MAERDQLVLRRTLDIICGKWRLFILLNLGEHTRRYGELRRMMPDVSEKVLIQELKSLISLGVLEKESFSEVPPRVEYRLTTKGRGILPHLNSLHLIGAPFMED
- the miaA gene encoding tRNA (adenosine(37)-N6)-dimethylallyltransferase MiaA, with the translated sequence MKKTLLVIAGPTAVGKTELCVRLAKKLQTDVVSADSRQLYRELNIGTAKPTRAEMDGVTHHFINSHSIQEVVSAGRYERECLTLLNGLFNQHDVVILTGGTGLYIDALCFGLDDIPPIDGTIRDGLMARVASEGLEPLQQELRQLDPVYAAEADLQNTQRVVRALEVCLGTGQPFSSFRRQQVAPRPFEIILCALDRPREELYARIDARMDAMLAAGLVDEARSLLPYRDHLALRTVGYQEVFGYFDGAYDYDEMVFLLKRNTRRYAKRQLTWFRHRANYAWFSPNDVDKIASLVSSRQ
- the guaA gene encoding glutamine-hydrolyzing GMP synthase: MATEQILILDFGSQYTQLIARRVRELNVYCEIHPYNNIPAITPDVKGIILSGSPCSVRDTDAPMVDLSRFRQHFPVLGVCYGAQLLAQTSGGEVKASSIREYGRAKLGTVETTNRLMQGIDPHSQVWMSHADTITQVPDSFHIIASTETVRVAAFQVTGEETYGIQFHPEVTHSLQGKQLLHNFVVDVCGCKQDWTADSFVDSTVADLKAKLGNDKVVMALSGGVDSSVAAMLVHRAIGQNLYCIFVDNGLLRKDEFASVLESYRTLGLNIKGVDAKEQFYTALAGLTDPEAKRKAIGKTFIDVFDQEAHLLEDVVWLGQGTIYPDVIESVSVKGPSATIKSHHNVGGLPDFMKLKVVEPLNTLFKDEVRAVGRSLGLPQNILGRHPFPGPGLAIRILGDITPEKVAILQEVDYLFIDGLRRYGLYDQVWQAGAMLLPIQSVGVMGDERTYERVVALRAVTSVDGMTADWAHLPYEFLADISNEIINRVKGVNRVVYDISSKPPATIEWE